Genomic segment of Phycodurus eques isolate BA_2022a chromosome 13, UOR_Pequ_1.1, whole genome shotgun sequence:
TGAGCGTTCATAAAGGTCGACTGGCTTCCCGATCCGGTAATGTTTCCGAATTCATCCGCCATACTTTTACCACCGCGCCGTGAATTTTCTGAACCCACGACAGCGCTCAGTGACGAAGTAAAACATATTCATTTCCGACAGCAAATTATCATGCAATACCTCTTTAGGTGCATCCGACTCAATGAAAACAGTATAAATATGTTTGGCCTTGGACAGCAGTTTCTTGTCAGAGTCGGAGGTCTTGAATTCTTCACACGCCAGCCAGAACTCTAAGTTTTCCTCACTGAACTCAGTGCGGAGGAACTGGGAGAAAGTTTCCACCCCGTCTGATatggagaaacaaacaaagacgCACGGCGCAAGTGAGAAGATGTcggaaaaaacaacagcaaaaaacaacaacaaatctgaGTATTTTTGAGTAGAAGGATGTGCAAATGGAGAATAAACTTTCCATAACTTCTTCATTTAAAGGCCAGTAATGTGTGCTTAATGTACACGAACAATTCAATTATCCAGGAATGTCTGATGCCTTtagaatttattattttgttcattcGAGCAGAGCGATTCTGTATTATAACTAAAGCTTCACGAATAcaagcgtttttgttttttttaaatgtagcacAAAGGGGCCATTTTGTTATAAGGAAGTTgcattttgcatgttcttcttcttcttattgaATAACTATAACTTTGCAGTCCAGCGTATTTCGGGCCACCATGCCGACCTGCACTTCTCATCAGTTCTTCAAAGGAGTTGCTCCATCGCAGGGCTGTCTCTGCCGAGATGCTGAGAAAAGATGTGCAAGTTGTCGTTTAGTGACTCAGCAGCAAGGTTGTGTGTTTCTGTCTGTCACACAAACAGCGGCACATGAAACCAATGGCATGAGCCTCACTTGCTGGATGTTGTCTTTCTCTGCTGAGTGACATTTTCGTGAGAGCCAGACCTGGTGAGACTCGGTCGGCCCTTCCGCTCCTCGTTTTGCTGTCTGCACACAAACGGGAACGCATCGAGGTCCATAAACGTGCAGTCGTGTCAAATCCGAATGACTCCCCTCTGGCACGATTCAGCTTGTTTTACATGTCACACATGCACATCTCTGAACTTGCAAAAAGGGGGACTCGCGCTGCAACGTTACGGGTTTATGCGGCTCGCTGTGGATATAATGACAGCTCTCAAGACTTTCAATCACACTCAAGCTCATGAACAGGTCTGTTATTCTTATAATATGCACACAATAAGGTCTCTCTGTATAAAGATACGATTGCtgaactataaaaaaaaaaaacgcactcACATTTCTGACCAAATCTGCAGTAGGAATTCAATTCCAGTTTTGAAAGAATGGTTTTAAGAGTTCGACACCAACCTGCTGCTATCGGACTTCATTGCTGGCTCTTGCCTGTCTTGTGTGCCAAGCCTTTTGAAATATGCTTCCTCCTTCTTGGCCATGAAGTTAATTTGAGGAAATAAGAAAACAAGCGTTTCCATGCTGTTCTGTTTGCGTCTGGCGTGTGAGGCAGCAGGCCACAAATACCTCTGTGAAAAAAGCTTAACCGTCACCATCGTTCTGTAAACCGCGTTTGCATTTCGTTTCCCATACCTGTCGTTAGACTTCCTGTAATGTT
This window contains:
- the rgs18 gene encoding regulator of G-protein signaling 18 isoform X1, whose product is MVTVKLFSQRYLWPAASHARRKQNSMETLVFLFPQINFMAKKEEAYFKRLGTQDRQEPAMKSDSSRQQNEERKGRPSLTRSGSHENVTQQRKTTSSNISAETALRWSNSFEELMRSADGVETFSQFLRTEFSEENLEFWLACEEFKTSDSDKKLLSKAKHIYTVFIESDAPKEVNIDYSTKMAIRTNLAQPTRSCFEAAQMKVYSLMKKDSYPRFLHWDLYLHLSGRRRPGVPMFRRRSRSCVFNERGSGAAEPSPW
- the rgs18 gene encoding regulator of G-protein signaling 18 isoform X2, which gives rise to METLVFLFPQINFMAKKEEAYFKRLGTQDRQEPAMKSDSSRQQNEERKGRPSLTRSGSHENVTQQRKTTSSNISAETALRWSNSFEELMRSADGVETFSQFLRTEFSEENLEFWLACEEFKTSDSDKKLLSKAKHIYTVFIESDAPKEVNIDYSTKMAIRTNLAQPTRSCFEAAQMKVYSLMKKDSYPRFLHWDLYLHLSGRRRPGVPMFRRRSRSCVFNERGSGAAEPSPW